One window of the Bombus huntii isolate Logan2020A chromosome 18, iyBomHunt1.1, whole genome shotgun sequence genome contains the following:
- the LOC126875556 gene encoding uncharacterized protein LOC126875556, producing MSNQLDEYEQFGRQEECDLLFLQKHLDQYGTEFYAIQLELEELTEEENARGTDMSDQYLNIRLRINHLLKGANSLKLNQRKCSVPIGTLNTLPTTSKRYITATITPIDGTYERTVTFLIIPTISTWVPYQPVDRSTIQIPRNLQLADPRFHRSASIEILLSAGPTLVSLCVGQLDISQSNGPDLRLQKTRFGWVIGVSPTSQSSSYAFHASTAALQADLARFWEIDEGPPAAHISEAERQCEEHFRNHVQRTNEGRYIVALPFNETTPSLGCSKSMAMKRLTFLCRRIQRDKRFEVDYHAVIQEYLELGHMTKITTDHCTDDGYFLPHHGVIKESSQTTKHRVVFDGSAPTTAGVSLNNVFHTRPKLQDDAFFILLGFRSHQYGITGDVEKMYRQFLVRPEDRKFQQILWRNSDEDVDNYQLNTVTFGLSAAPYLAIRCLKQLADAEGLRYPRAAMVLQRDFYVDDVLTGVDTKVEARSLRREITELLKLAGLNILKWVSNDRELLRGLSEQDINDKLLLGESQTFKTLGVNNQLRNRQDLQPSWITGTSDRSSYDAAPTILDIKNRLARISQGDLHTEWSKYYAQLPLLNNVKFPRKTIIKTAAEIELHGFCDASERAYGACVYLRTITPDGHVWTQLLTAKSKVAPLKSQTIPRLELSGALLLTSLATTVLQALPSSIPRTVYWTDSTIVLHWINTSPHTLKTFVANRVAEIQQKTHTSDWRQIPITDNPADLIFCGQSPEDYLRPTSTEV from the exons ATGTCAAATCAACTGGACGAATACGAACAATTCGGTCGTCAGGAAGAGTGCGATTTATTATTCCTCCAGAAACATCTGGACCAATATGGGACTGAGTTCTACGCCATCCAACTCGAGTTAGAAGAATTAACCGAGGAGGAAAACGCACGCGGTACCGACATGTCGGaccaatatttaaatatacgatTACGGATAAACCACCTATTAAAAGGCGCCAATTCATTAAAACTCAACCAACGGAAATGTTCGGTCCCAATCGGAACGCTCAACACGTTGCCGACGACCTCGAAACGTTACATCACGGCCACGATCACCCCCATTGACGGCACATACGAACGCACGGTGACGTTCCTAATCATACCGACAATATCGACTTGGGTCCCATATCAACCCGTAGATCGCTCAACGATACAAATACCTAGGAATCTCCAACTAGCCGATCCAAGATTCCATAGATCTGCTTCGATTGAAATCTTATTGAGCGCCGGACCAACACTAGTATCACTCTGTGTCGGCCAACTGGATATCAGTCAATCAAACGGGCCCGACTTGCGTCTGCAAAAAACGCGATTTGGATGGGTCATCGGGGTGAGCCCAACCTCGCAATCATCATCATACGCATTTCACGCCTCCACGGCGGCTTTACAGGCGGACCTCGCCCGTTTTTGGGAAATCGACGAAGGACCGCCCGCTGCACACATTTCGGAAGCGGAACGACAATGCGAGGAGCACTTTCGAAATCACGTTCAACGCACCAACGAAGGACGATACATTGTCGCTCTCCCATTTAACGAAACAACTCCTTCGCTTGGATGCTCTAAATCCATGGCGATGAAGCGACTCACATTCCTCTGCCGTCGAATCCAACGAGACAAACGATTCGAAGTTGACTATCACGCCGTAATACAAGAATACTTGGAATTAGGACACATGACGAAGATTACCACGGACCACTGCACGGACGACGGATATTTTCTGCCACATCACGGCGTGATCAAAGAGTCCAGCCAAACTACAAAACACAGAGTTGTGTTTGACGGATCTGCACCAACCACCGCCGGAGTTTCATTAAACAACGTATTTCATACGAGACCGAAACTACAAGATGACgcatttttcattcttctagGATTTCGTTCTCATCAATACGGCATTACAGGCGATGttgaaaaaatgtatcgaCAATTTCTTGTGCgcccagaggatcggaaattcCAACAAATTTTGTGGCGCAACTCTGATGAAGATGTTGACAACTATCAACTTAACACAGTGACATTCGGGCTGTCAGCGGCCCCTTATCTAGCCATTCGGTGCCTCAAACAACTGGCGGACGCCGAGGGACTTCGGTACCCACGAGCGGCGATGGTCTTACAGCGAGACTTCTACGTCGACGATGTTCTTACAGGAGTTGATACAAAGGTCGAGGCACGATCATTGAGAAGGGAGATCACAGAATTGCTTAAACTAGCCGGCTTAAACATTCTAAAATGGGTATCGAACGACCGGGAACTGCTACGAGGACTTTCCGAGCAGGACATAAACGATAAGCTGTTACTAGGCGAATCGCAAACCTTCAAAACTCTGGGTGTT AACAATCAGCTCCGAAATCGCCAAGATCTACAACCCTCTTGGATTACTGGCACCAGTGATCGTTCGAGCTACGATGCTGCTCCAACGATTTTGGacattaaaaatagattggcACGAATATCACAAGGTGACTTACATACAGAATGGAGCAAATACTATGCACAGCTACCATTGCTAAATAACGTAAAGTTTCCACGTAAAACTATAATCAAGACTGCAGCGGAAATTGAGTTACACGGGTTCTGTGATGCCAGCGAAAGGGCGTATGGGGCATGCGTTTATCTTCGCACCATCACTCCGGATGGTCATGTCTGGACACAACTCCTCACTGCAAAGTCAAAGGTGGCTCCGCTCAAATCACAAACCATTCCAAGGCTGGAACTGAGTGGAGCACTTCTTCTCACATCATTGGCCACTACAGTCCTTCAAGCCTTACCAAGCAGCATTCCTCGGACCGTTTATTGGACTGATTCTACAATCGTTCTTCATTGGATTAATACATCACCCCATACGCTGAAAACCTTTGTCGCTAATCGTGTGGCAGAAATTCAACAGAAGACTCACACCTCAGATTGGCGTCAGATTCCCATTACCGATAACCCTGCAGATCTCATATTTTGTGGCCAATCACCCGAAGACTACCTGCGACCAACCAGCACCGAAGTCTGA
- the LOC126875453 gene encoding uncharacterized protein LOC126875453 isoform X1, with translation MCVIIACIPMRTCKSYPMFMTIQDGRSFYSSNPSTLSPLLGMVTWCAFGISWFFVTCLTLIKTTFTYPRIFLVAVLTVSVVSGSVFHKYSLKFGSRLLVTASALMYIFRCYDLLPRYLLPSISSYRRILCFAKLDP, from the exons aTGTGTGTAATTATTGCATGTATTCCAATGCGCACGTGTAAAAGCTATCCTATGTTTATGACAATCCAAGATGGCCGCTC GTTCTACAGTTCTAATCCTTCAACGCTGAGTCCTTTACTTGGAATGGTTACATGGTGCGCGTTTGGTATCTCCTGGTTCTTCGTTACATGTCTAACACTTATCAAGACTACCTTTACTTATCCTAGAAtt TTTCTTGTTGCCGTCTTGACTGTTTCGGTAGTATCTGGTTCAGTATTCCATAAGTATTCACTTAAGTTTGGTAGTAGGCTTCTTGTAACTGCATCGGCTTTAATGTATATCTTCCGAT GTTATGATTTGCTACCTCGGTATTTATTACCTTCGATATCTTCATACCGTCGTATATTATGTTTTGCAAAGTTGGATCCGTAG
- the LOC126875453 gene encoding uncharacterized protein LOC126875453 isoform X2 — MAARECLWFYSSNPSTLSPLLGMVTWCAFGISWFFVTCLTLIKTTFTYPRIFLVAVLTVSVVSGSVFHKYSLKFGSRLLVTASALMYIFRCYDLLPRYLLPSISSYRRILCFAKLDP, encoded by the exons ATGGCCGCTCGTGAATGTCTCTG GTTCTACAGTTCTAATCCTTCAACGCTGAGTCCTTTACTTGGAATGGTTACATGGTGCGCGTTTGGTATCTCCTGGTTCTTCGTTACATGTCTAACACTTATCAAGACTACCTTTACTTATCCTAGAAtt TTTCTTGTTGCCGTCTTGACTGTTTCGGTAGTATCTGGTTCAGTATTCCATAAGTATTCACTTAAGTTTGGTAGTAGGCTTCTTGTAACTGCATCGGCTTTAATGTATATCTTCCGAT GTTATGATTTGCTACCTCGGTATTTATTACCTTCGATATCTTCATACCGTCGTATATTATGTTTTGCAAAGTTGGATCCGTAG